A single window of Gossypium arboreum isolate Shixiya-1 chromosome 13, ASM2569848v2, whole genome shotgun sequence DNA harbors:
- the LOC108463760 gene encoding mitochondrial carrier protein CoAc2: MGKKGEEREMGMFFDGIIESMPLFVKELIAGGVAGGLAKTAVAPLERVKILFQTRRAEFHSVGLFGSFKKIAKTEGVMGFYRGNGASVARIVPYAALHYMTYEQYRRWIIDSFPGIGRGPVLDLVAGSFAGGTAVLFTYPLDLVRTKLAYQVVGPPKINVKGVVNTEQVYNGILDCFSKTYRGSGLRGLYRGVAPSLYGIFPYAGLKFYFYEEMKRHVPDDQKKNIMVNLVCGSVAGLLGQTFTYPLDVVRRQMQVQRLLASNSPELKGTMETLVMIAKNQGWKQLFSGLSINYLKVVPSVAIGFTVYDMMKSYLRVPSHDEAVIEVVTNKGNTQTSSLHT; this comes from the exons ATGGGTAAGAAAGGTGAAGAAAGAGAGATGGGGATGTTCTTTGATGGGATTATAGAATCCATGCCTTTGTTTGTAAAGGAATTGATTGCTGGTGGTGTTGCTGGTGGGCTTGCAAAGACCGCCGTTGCTCCGCTTGAGCGTGTCAAGATTTTGTTTCAG acAAGAAGAGCAGAATTTCACAGCGTAGGCCTTTTTGGATCATTCAAAAAGATTGCAAAAACCGAAGGAGTAATGGGTTTTTACAG AGGGAATGGTGCTAGTGTTGCTCGAATAGTTCCCTATGCCGCACTTCATTACATGACTTACGAACAGTACCGAAGATGGATCATTGACAGTTTTCCCGGCATTGGAAGAGGCCCTGTGCTTGATCTTGTGGCTGGATCATTTGCTGGTGGAACTGCTGTGCTTTTTACTTATCCTCTTGATTTGGTTCGGACTAAGTTAGCTTATCAG GTTGTTGGTCCACCGAAGATTAATGTGAAAGGTGTAGTTAATACAGAACAAGTTTATAATGGCATTCTTGATTGTTTTTCAAAAACTTACAGAGGGTCAGGCCTCAGGGGTCTCTACCGTGGTGTCG CTCCATCGCTTTATGGAATCTTCCCGTATGCGGGTTTGAAGTTTTACTTCTACGAGGAGATGAAACGCCATGTCCCAGATGATCAGAAGAAAAATATAATGGTGAATCTGGTGTGTGGATCAGTAGCTGGTTTGTTGGGACAAACTTTCACATATCCTCTTGATGTTGTGAGGAGGCAAATGCAG GTCCAAAGGCTCTTGGCATCCAATAGCCCTGAGTTGAAAGGAACAATGGAAACACTCGTTATGATAGCTAAAAATCAAGGCTGGAAGCAATTATTTTCAGGGCTGAGTATCAACTACCTTAAG GTTGTACCATCTGTTGCAATTGGTTTTACAGTTTATGACATGATGAAATCATACCTGAGAGTTCCATCCCATGATGAAGCTGTGATAGAAGTGGTAACAAATAAAGGAAATACCCAAACATCATCTCTCCACACTtag
- the LOC108463762 gene encoding 60S ribosomal protein L31-like, which yields MVEKTRGRKEEVVTREYTINLHKRLHGCTFKKKAPKAIKEIRRFAEKAMGTKDVRVDVKLNKHIWSRGIRSVPRRIRVRIARKRNDDEDAKEELYSLVTVAEIPAEGLKGLGTKVIDDDDE from the exons ATGGTTGAGAAGACAAGGGGAAGAAAGGAAGAGGTTGTTACCAGAGAATACACCATCAACCTTCACAAGCGTCTCCATGGCTG CACATTCAAGAAGAAAGCTCCCAAGGCAATAAAAGAGATCAGGAGATTTGCAGAAAAAGCCATGGGAACCAAGGATGTGAGAGTTGATGTTAAACTGAACAAGCACATATGGAGCCGAGGGATCCGAAGTGTCCCCAGACGGATTAGGGTTCGCATTGCTCGGAAGAGAAACGATGATGAAGATGCAAAGGAGGAGCTTTACTCTCTGGTAACGGTTGCCGAAATCCCAGCCGAAGGACTCAAAGGTTTGGGCACTAAGGTCATCGATGATGATGATGAGTAA
- the LOC108463759 gene encoding pentatricopeptide repeat-containing protein At2g15690, mitochondrial-like, with protein sequence MASLVSLQNSGNSISFSAHLKSSITTNHSFPLNNNKLKLSFSQDPNKLSSLCTYAASDNTKTNNSTRVYRRHGSNTHHRLATKNRPNPRKLNTENRNENHQSPANPTFQSVDVDLIKLCQEGKVKEALDCMGQGVSADYNDFGALLDACADTNSLELSKRVNDMLRRSKFAGDIDLNNKLISVYGKCASMRDARRVFDKMRERNLASWKLMINGYAANGNGADGLLLFEEMRNGGFQPDNETFLAVLSACASAGDVEEGVKYFELMKNEYSIALGIEHYIGVISVFGEAGHLNEAVEFIENMPIEPTIEIWQAIRGFARIHGDIDLEDHVDELLLEFDPSISSENELRVPTKKKHSTINMIEEKNRVSDYKCINPFKGEGNEKFKGLNGQMREAGYVPDTRYVLHDIDQEAKEQALQYHSERLAIAYGLISTPARTPLRIIKNLRICGDCHNAIKIMSKIVGRELIVRDNKRFHHFKDGKCSCGDYW encoded by the coding sequence CATAAGCTTCTCTGCCCACTTGAAGTCTTCAATCACTACCAACCACTCTTTCCCTCTCAACAACAACAAACTAAAGCTCAGTTTCTCTCAAGACCCAAACAAGCTTAGCTCTCTATGCACCTACGCCGCCTCCGATAACACCAAAACGAACAACTCCACCAGGGTGTATCGCCGCCATGGTTCCAACACTCACCACCGCCTGGCCACAAAAAACCGACCTAACCCCCGGAAGCTCAACACTGAAAATCGAAACGAAAACCACCAATCTCCTGCAAACCCAACATTCCAAAGCGTTGATGTGGATTTGATCAAGCTATGCCAAGAAGGTAAGGTGAAAGAAGCTTTAGATTGTATGGGTCAAGGCGTTTCAGCGGATTATAATGATTTCGGGGCGTTATTGGATGCTTGTGCGGACACGAATTCGCTTGAATTGTCCaaaagagttaatgatatgttGAGAAGGTCGAAGTTCGCGGGTGATATCGATTTGAACAATAAATTGATAAGTGTTTATGGGAAATGCGCTAGTATGAGAGATGCTCGTAGGGTGTTTGATAAAATGCGTGAACGGAATTTGGCCTCTTGGAAGTTGATGATTAATGGCTACGCTGCGAATGGGAATGGAGCTGATGGGTTGTTGTTGTTTGAAGAAATGAGAAACGGTGGATTTCAGCCGGATAACGAGACTTTTCTGGCTGTTTTATCGGCTTGTGCAAGTGCAGGCGATGTTGAGGAGGGAGTAAAGTACTTtgaattgatgaaaaatgaatatagTATTGCTCTGGGGATTGAACATTATATAGGGGTTATTAGTGTTTTCGGGGAAGCTGGGCATTTGAATGAGGCTGTGGAGTTTATTGAGAATATGCCGATTGAGCCGACAATCGAGATTTGGCAGGCAATTCGGGGCTTTGCACGAATTCATGGAGATATAGACCTTGAAGATCATGTCGATGAGTTGTTGCTTGAATTTGATCCTTCGATAAGCAGTGAGAACGAACTCCGAGTTCCTACGAAGAAGAAACATTCTACAATTAACATGATTGAGGAGAAGAACAGAGTGAGTGATTATAAGTGCATAAACCCTTTCAAGGgagaaggaaatgagaagtttaAAGGCTTGAATGGGCAAATGAGGGAAGCCGGATACGTGCCGGATACAAGGTATGTGCTTCATGACATCGATCAAGAGGCGAAAGAGCAAGCCTTGCAATACCATAGCGAGCGATTGGCGATCGCTTATGGTCTTATTAGTACTCCAGCGAGGACACCTCTTAGGATCATTAAGAACTTGAGAATTTGCGGAGATTGCCACAATGCGATCAAAATCATGTCCAAGATTGTTGGAAGAGAGTTGATTGTAAGGGACAACAAAAGGTTTCATCATTTCAAGGATGGCAAATGCTCTTGTGGAGATTACTGGTAA
- the LOC108462463 gene encoding probable phospholipase A2 homolog 1 codes for MLLKKKKYFTKTCKGNSGRKKREQRFIDRITTNIGDRMLPNAVRFVTKFTFIYVFLTVSAVSAINDSQVCGRTCVAENCDTVAIRYGKYCGVGWSGCPGEKPCDDLDACCKIHDECVGNKGLVDVECHEDFKVCITKVQESGKVGFSRKCPINMVVPAMIKGIDMAILLAQLGNTKYDEL; via the exons ATGCtgctaaaaaagaaaaaatattttacgAAAACGTGCAAGGGCAATTcgggaagaaaaaaaagagagcaaaGGTTTATAGATCGTATAACGACGAATATCGGCGATAGAATGCTGCCCAATGCTGTGCGTTTCGTAACGAAATTTACCTTTATCTACGTCTTCCTCACTGTCTCCGCCGTCTCCGCCATCAATGATTCTCAG GTATGTGGCAGAACCTGCGTAGCTGAAAACTGTGATA CGGTTGCGATCCGATACGGAAAGTACTGCGGCGTAGGGTGGTCCGGCTGTCCCGGAGAAAAACCGTGCGACGATCTGGACGCTTGTTGCAAGATCCACGACGAATGCGTCGGGAATAAAG gTTTGGTTGACGTAGAATGTCATGAAGATTTTAAGGTTTGCATAACGAAAGTACAAGAATCCGGGAAAGTTGGATTTTCTCGGAAATGTCCAATTAATATGGTGGTGCCTGCGATGATTAAAGGTATAGATATGGCTATTTTACTGGCCCAATTAGGCAATACTAAATATGATGAACTCTGA
- the LOC108463763 gene encoding 40S ribosomal protein S30, giving the protein MGKVHGSLARAGKVRGQTPKVAKQDKKKKPRGRAYKRMQYNRRFVTAVVGFGKKRGPNSSEK; this is encoded by the exons ATGG GTAAGGTTCATGGATCTTTAGCTCGTGCCGGTAAGGTGAGAGGTCAAACACCTAAAGTGGCTAAGCAAGACAAGAAGAAGAAGCCCCGTGGCCGCGCTTACAAGAGGATGCAATACAACCGTCGTTTCGTCACCGCAG TGGTCGGATTCGGCAAAAAGAGGGGACCTAACTCATCTGAGAAGTAA